The Vicinamibacterales bacterium DNA segment GACGTCGGTCTGGGTGAAGGCGAGCGAGACGCCCTGGCGGAAAACCGCACCGACATGCACCTTGGGGGCAACCATCCAGAGCAGCCCGGCGTTGACTCCGGCCTGAGTCGAGCTGCCGGTCTGCGACGCGGTCGAACCGACGCTGCTGTGATCGACCGGGCCGAAGACGTTGCCGACAAATCCATATCTCGCGAAGTTGGACGTCAGGTCGAGGTGATAGATCGAGACGCCCGCACCCACCGAAAGGGCGCTGTTGATGCGATACGCGACGGTCCCTCCGTAATTCTCAATCTGAAGGTCGCGCGTGCCTTCGAGCGCGTTGTCACGCGCGGCGTTCGTCGGGTTGCCGGCAAAAATCACCTGCTCGAAGGCGCCGGCGGACGCGAATGAATTTTCCTGGTTCAGCAGCTCGTGCCGATAGCCCGCCAGCCGCCATCGGCCAGCCGGATACACAAACGACAAGTAGTAAGGCAAGGATGCCGAGTCGATGCTGTCCACATACAGGGGGCCGGCGATCGTGTCGGCGCCGATGTTGGTGACGGTTCCGGAGATACGCCCGCCCGCCAGGTACGGCGTTTCGAGACGCCGGTAGCGAAGCTCGGCCGAGAACTCCGGCTTGATCAAGGAGGTCAGACCCGCGGGGTTGGTGAATGCCGCCGTCGCATCGTCGGCAACCGCGACGAAGGCGCTTCCGAGCCCCAAGCTGCGCGCACCGGGATCGAGAAAGTCGAACTGCAAGGGAATCTGTGCGGTCGATTGTGCGTTCGCAGGCGCGGCGCCAAGGGCAAACAGCATCAACGCAACGACGCAGGTTGGCAGGGCCCGATCGAGATGTCTCATGCTCGTGTTCGCGCGGGCTGCGCGATTGTCAACAGCCCGTGTCCTTCTTGAATGTGACGAGTTTGGAAGTCACCGCGCTGCTCGTCGACGAGAAAACGGTTAGCTCGACCGGCGGGGAAACGGTGCCGTTTACAAACGTGCCGCAGGTCAGCGACGGATTGGAGATGGTGGCGGACGAGGACTGGAAATCGGGTGAACCGCCAGTGCGGTTGACCCGG contains these protein-coding regions:
- a CDS encoding outer membrane protein transport protein, which gives rise to MRHLDRALPTCVVALMLFALGAAPANAQSTAQIPLQFDFLDPGARSLGLGSAFVAVADDATAAFTNPAGLTSLIKPEFSAELRYRRLETPYLAGGRISGTVTNIGADTIAGPLYVDSIDSASLPYYLSFVYPAGRWRLAGYRHELLNQENSFASAGAFEQVIFAGNPTNAARDNALEGTRDLQIENYGGTVAYRINSALSVGAGVSIYHLDLTSNFARYGFVGNVFGPVDHSSVGSTASQTGSSTQAGVNAGLLWMVAPKVHVGAVFRQGVSLAFTQTDVVPDRPTLTRTGDFRSPNVFGAGIRVQPRDDWSFSVDYDRIQYSRVKQDFIDFQAISTGTQDQLSIEDANEVHAGAEYVLTKVAHHPGIRFGVWYDPDHAVTYLSDGSNSQIDVRLKATLPGGKSLVHYCAGFGMPLSDQFEFNIGTDMSSQRRYFSASVVARFGK